In Mercurialis annua linkage group LG6, ddMerAnnu1.2, whole genome shotgun sequence, the following are encoded in one genomic region:
- the LOC126654063 gene encoding uncharacterized protein LOC126654063 — translation MNPRLLKFQIIPSLVNLFNRRGVVWNQRFLHEGPDTVDEILDRHVKKEKSLDNEEEELLNEQRLVSTRREALHLYRDILRASRFFLWIDSRGVLWRDVLRENARKEFENARYEKDPGLVTRLIIGGRDAVESAIEKLVEKQRQLVEKENHGCGGDPH, via the coding sequence ATGAATCCCAGGCTGCTGAAATTCCAAATTATACCATCTCTTGTAAATCTTTTTAATCGGAGAGGTGTCGTCTGGAACCAGCGTTTTCTCCACGAAGGTCCAGACACGGTGGATGAAATATTAGATAGACATGTGAAGAAGGAGAAATCACTCGATAATGAAGAGGAAGAGTTGTTGAATGAGCAGAGATTAGTCAGTACTCGGCGAGAGGCGCTGCATCTTTATCGAGATATATTGCGGGCATCACGATTCTTCTTGTGGATTGATTCACGAGGTGTTTTGTGGCGAGATGTGTTGAGAGAGAATGCGAGGAAAGAATTTGAAAATGCACGCTATGAAAAGGATCCAGGGCTTGTGACTCGGTTGATTATCGGCGGTAGAGATGCTGTGGAATCGGCTATTGAGAAACTTGTTGAGAAGCAGAGACAGCTGGTCGAGAAGGAAAATCACGGCTGTGGCGGAGATCCCCATTAA